The Flammeovirgaceae bacterium genome contains a region encoding:
- the priA gene encoding primosomal protein N': protein MTKQLPLENPERITLFAELILPVPVPKLFTYRVPLEFNERIAPGQRAIVPFGDRKILTGIISIVHQNPPREYEVKYLLELLDDEPTVNSLQLNLFNWIAAYYLCAPGEVMNAALPSGLKLSSESKAQLHPAFDWSETLFEFTEKEEMLLKQLQHGPMTYSEISKLLGVKTIYAILKSLVRKEAVILFEEVHEKYKPKTERKVRLAQHYLSNDALHELFNTLASRPKQEALVLKYLQEVPVMHDAGQNKAGLSRKKLLEGHSSESSLNTLIKHGIFEEFEVIISRFDKDTSREQPENTLSDDQLRARDEILQSFEKSNVTLFHGITGSGKTEIYISLIKQALDAGSQVLYLLPEIALTTQIVQRLKKVFGNMMGVYHSRFSDNERVEVWRGILSGKVKFVVGVRSAVFLPFDNLGLIIVDEEHDTSFKQQEPAPRYHARDVALIMGQLHHARVLLGSATPSLESYWLAHSGKYGLVQLHSRFGEARLPTIALADLSRERREKKNKGQFTSALLKAIEETLARKEQVIVFQNRRGYAPLLECEDCGWIPRCTNCSVSLTYHQYKSALVCHYCGYREPMPTACRNCSSRRLLTSGYGTEKLEEELRLHFPEAAIQRMDLETTRSKSGYENIISEFEAGRTDILVGTQMVTKGLDFGRVSLVGVFNADRMFHFPDFRSHERAFQLLTQVSGRAGRKDKPGTVIIQTSQPQHPLLNVVLNHRVNEFYTLELDDRKAHQYPPFTRLIELTLKHTDKKTVNEASAALAELLRHELTGVKILGPGEPMVSKIRNQYLMSILIKIPRHTGNLQDIKRILTAGIGTLSENSAFRNVRTVVDVDPY, encoded by the coding sequence ATGACCAAGCAGCTCCCTTTAGAAAATCCCGAACGGATTACACTTTTTGCCGAACTCATTCTGCCGGTACCCGTACCCAAGCTATTCACTTACCGCGTGCCACTGGAATTTAACGAACGTATCGCCCCGGGGCAGCGTGCCATTGTTCCGTTTGGCGACCGTAAAATCCTCACCGGTATCATCAGCATTGTTCATCAGAATCCGCCAAGGGAGTATGAAGTAAAATACCTGTTGGAACTGCTCGATGACGAGCCCACCGTAAATTCACTCCAGTTAAACCTTTTCAACTGGATTGCCGCATACTACCTGTGCGCTCCGGGTGAAGTAATGAATGCCGCCCTGCCCTCCGGGTTAAAACTTTCCAGCGAATCCAAGGCACAACTCCACCCCGCCTTCGACTGGAGTGAAACACTGTTTGAGTTTACCGAAAAAGAAGAGATGCTGCTAAAGCAGCTTCAGCACGGCCCGATGACCTATTCGGAAATATCAAAATTACTGGGCGTAAAAACGATTTATGCCATTCTTAAATCACTGGTAAGAAAGGAAGCCGTCATCCTATTTGAAGAAGTGCATGAAAAATATAAACCTAAAACCGAGCGGAAAGTACGGTTAGCCCAACATTACCTGTCGAACGATGCACTGCATGAACTATTCAACACGCTGGCTTCCAGGCCAAAGCAGGAAGCACTGGTGCTGAAATACCTGCAGGAAGTGCCGGTAATGCACGATGCCGGGCAAAATAAAGCCGGCCTTTCGCGCAAAAAATTACTGGAGGGCCATTCATCTGAATCATCGCTTAATACGCTGATCAAGCACGGCATCTTTGAAGAGTTTGAGGTTATTATTTCGAGGTTTGATAAAGACACCAGCAGAGAACAACCTGAAAATACTCTTAGCGATGACCAACTTCGCGCACGTGATGAAATTCTGCAGTCGTTTGAAAAAAGCAACGTCACACTTTTTCACGGCATTACCGGCAGCGGTAAGACCGAAATCTACATCAGTCTGATAAAGCAGGCGTTGGATGCAGGCTCGCAGGTACTTTACCTGCTGCCGGAAATAGCGCTGACCACCCAGATTGTTCAGCGCCTGAAAAAAGTGTTCGGCAACATGATGGGCGTTTACCATTCCCGTTTTTCCGATAACGAACGCGTGGAAGTGTGGCGGGGCATTCTGAGCGGAAAGGTTAAGTTCGTAGTGGGTGTGCGTTCAGCTGTCTTTCTGCCTTTCGATAATCTGGGATTGATTATAGTTGACGAGGAGCATGATACTTCCTTTAAACAGCAAGAGCCGGCCCCCCGCTACCATGCGCGCGATGTGGCGTTGATTATGGGCCAGCTGCACCATGCACGCGTACTGCTCGGCTCGGCCACTCCCTCGCTGGAGTCGTACTGGCTGGCGCACAGCGGCAAATACGGGCTGGTACAATTACACTCCCGGTTTGGTGAGGCCCGGCTTCCAACAATTGCGTTGGCAGACCTGAGCCGGGAACGGAGAGAAAAGAAGAACAAAGGGCAGTTTACCTCTGCCTTGCTCAAGGCCATTGAAGAAACGCTTGCACGTAAAGAACAGGTAATTGTTTTTCAAAACCGCAGGGGTTATGCACCGTTGCTGGAATGTGAAGACTGCGGGTGGATACCGCGGTGTACCAACTGTTCGGTAAGCCTAACGTATCATCAATATAAAAGTGCGTTGGTTTGCCATTACTGCGGATACAGAGAGCCAATGCCCACGGCATGCCGTAATTGTTCGTCCAGGCGACTGCTCACGTCAGGCTATGGCACCGAAAAACTGGAGGAAGAGCTTCGCCTGCATTTCCCGGAAGCCGCCATCCAGCGTATGGATCTGGAAACTACCCGCTCAAAATCCGGTTACGAAAATATCATCAGCGAATTTGAAGCGGGCCGAACCGACATTTTGGTCGGCACCCAAATGGTTACCAAAGGACTTGACTTCGGCCGCGTTAGTTTGGTTGGAGTGTTTAATGCCGACCGGATGTTTCATTTCCCCGACTTCCGCTCACACGAACGGGCCTTTCAACTGCTCACCCAGGTTAGCGGACGGGCCGGCCGAAAGGATAAACCCGGCACGGTAATTATACAAACCTCGCAACCACAACACCCTTTACTTAACGTTGTGCTTAACCACCGGGTAAACGAATTTTATACACTTGAACTGGACGATCGAAAAGCACACCAATACCCGCCCTTTACGCGCCTGATTGAACTGACTCTTAAGCACACTGATAAAAAAACGGTTAACGAAGCCTCTGCTGCACTGGCCGAACTGCTGC
- a CDS encoding thioredoxin domain-containing protein, whose protein sequence is MPNRLIRATSPYLLQHAYNPVNWYEWGHEALTKARQEDKPILVSIGYSACHWCHVMERECFENADIAALMNEFFVCIKVDREERPDIDQVYMEAVQAMGINGGWPLNVFLTPDQKPFYGGTYFPPPTWAQVLTNIHKAYQSRKNEVIQTADELTRLLAVSEVSKFKKQAEEAFNDSLQQIYRHIEATFDRHDGGLEKAPKFIMPSIWHWLLRYYYLTKNPQALNQINLTLKHIFYGGIYDQLGGGFARYSVDSRWFVPHFEKMLYDNAQLISLYAEAYQVTGDEEYKQAVYETVNWLKREMAHPSGGFYSALDADSEGVEGKFYVWTYQEVSDILGNAAAEVCRHFNITQNGNWEHGTNILYRNAGELPPSENLVRYKEKLLQQRNHRIKPSLDTKILSGWNTMAVSALVDAYHAFTDNAFLELGRNAIRFIENTLIEGNTLYRTWNTKRSATGGFLDDYAFLIQAYLKLYEADFDEDWLEKAKQFATKVIADFYDTADGFFFYTSKNAKQLVARKKELFDNVIPASNSVMAQNLLWLGRLLDRGDWIALGKNMVDGMHELILKEPNYMSNWAMAWLWANKEIAEVAFVGKEYQLYKNEFKKHFHPISLVTGTAVASRLPLLQGKETGIKTTVYVCYNKTCKQPVHSVNDAIRQVAADYTV, encoded by the coding sequence ATACCCAACCGCCTTATCCGGGCAACCAGCCCGTATTTACTGCAACATGCCTACAATCCGGTTAACTGGTATGAGTGGGGCCACGAGGCCCTTACCAAAGCCCGGCAGGAAGATAAGCCTATACTGGTCAGCATCGGCTACTCCGCGTGCCACTGGTGCCACGTTATGGAGCGCGAATGTTTTGAAAATGCCGACATCGCTGCCCTGATGAATGAATTCTTTGTGTGCATTAAAGTTGACCGTGAAGAACGGCCCGACATCGACCAGGTGTACATGGAAGCCGTACAGGCCATGGGTATTAACGGGGGCTGGCCGTTGAACGTGTTCCTGACACCTGACCAAAAACCGTTTTATGGCGGCACCTATTTTCCGCCACCCACCTGGGCGCAGGTGCTTACCAATATCCATAAGGCTTACCAATCACGAAAAAACGAAGTCATCCAAACTGCCGATGAACTTACACGGCTGCTGGCCGTATCGGAAGTATCGAAATTCAAAAAGCAGGCAGAAGAGGCTTTCAATGACAGCCTGCAGCAAATCTACCGGCATATAGAAGCGACCTTTGACCGCCACGATGGCGGCCTTGAAAAAGCTCCCAAGTTCATCATGCCTTCCATCTGGCATTGGTTGCTTCGGTACTATTATTTAACCAAAAATCCACAGGCGCTCAATCAAATTAATCTCACCCTGAAACACATTTTTTATGGCGGCATTTACGACCAGCTTGGCGGGGGCTTTGCCCGCTATTCGGTGGATAGCCGGTGGTTTGTGCCTCACTTTGAAAAAATGCTTTACGATAACGCGCAACTCATCAGTCTGTACGCTGAAGCGTACCAGGTTACCGGTGATGAGGAGTATAAACAGGCCGTGTACGAAACTGTAAATTGGCTTAAACGCGAAATGGCTCATCCTTCCGGTGGCTTCTATTCAGCCCTGGATGCCGACAGCGAAGGGGTTGAAGGAAAATTTTATGTATGGACATATCAGGAGGTTTCGGACATCCTGGGAAACGCAGCAGCCGAAGTGTGCAGGCACTTCAACATAACACAAAACGGAAACTGGGAGCATGGCACCAACATCCTGTACCGAAATGCCGGAGAATTACCACCATCGGAAAATCTTGTTCGTTATAAAGAAAAACTGCTTCAACAACGAAACCACCGGATAAAGCCAAGCCTTGATACTAAAATTCTATCCGGATGGAACACCATGGCTGTCAGCGCCCTGGTGGATGCCTATCACGCCTTTACAGATAACGCCTTTCTTGAACTGGGCCGAAATGCCATACGCTTTATTGAAAATACACTAATTGAGGGCAACACACTATACCGTACCTGGAATACAAAACGTTCAGCCACCGGGGGATTTTTAGACGATTACGCTTTCCTAATCCAGGCATACCTGAAATTATACGAAGCCGACTTTGATGAAGACTGGCTCGAAAAGGCGAAACAGTTTGCAACAAAGGTAATTGCCGACTTTTACGATACGGCTGATGGCTTTTTCTTTTACACCTCAAAAAATGCCAAACAACTTGTAGCCAGAAAGAAAGAACTGTTCGATAACGTAATCCCTGCATCAAACAGCGTAATGGCACAAAATCTTCTGTGGCTTGGAAGATTACTCGACCGTGGAGACTGGATAGCCCTCGGCAAAAACATGGTGGACGGCATGCATGAACTGATTCTGAAAGAGCCCAACTACATGAGCAACTGGGCGATGGCCTGGTTATGGGCCAATAAGGAAATTGCCGAGGTAGCCTTTGTCGGAAAAGAATACCAGTTATATAAAAATGAGTTCAAAAAGCACTTTCATCCGATTTCACTCGTCACGGGCACTGCAGTTGCCAGCCGCCTGCCACTCCTTCAGGGTAAGGAAACCGGCATTAAAACCACGGTGTACGTGTGCTACAACAAAACCTGCAAGCAGCCTGTTCATTCAGTAAATGATGCCATCAGGCAAGTGGCTGCTGATTATACGGTATAA
- a CDS encoding GSCFA domain-containing protein, with protein sequence MFRTELIPKQSRDRITLKHRLVTAGSCFADAIGSRLTTHKFECLSNSFGVSYNPHAIHKALLYALHNQLPPERTYLMNQGIHLNYDFHSAFGSPDKDNLKQKLSNIISASHQFLKNANWLLITYGTAWVYTRIDTGEIVANCHKVPSSNFKKELFTQKKFLESFETFYNELLTFNAHINLILTVSPVRHLKDTLEMNSVSKSVLRLTCHTLSERYERVHYFPAFEIMMDDLRDYRFYKSDMIHPSFEAEEYIWQKFLHAFADEPTKKFIAEWTGILQALGHKPFHPASAAHQQFVKDTLKKLEPLANLVNVEKELNQLKAQLL encoded by the coding sequence ATGTTTCGCACTGAACTTATTCCAAAGCAATCGAGAGACCGTATAACGCTAAAGCATCGGTTAGTTACAGCAGGCTCATGCTTTGCTGATGCCATAGGCAGCCGGCTTACCACACACAAGTTTGAGTGCCTTTCCAATTCCTTTGGTGTCAGCTATAACCCGCACGCCATACACAAAGCATTATTGTATGCCCTACACAACCAATTGCCGCCTGAACGCACCTATTTAATGAACCAGGGCATTCACCTGAATTACGATTTTCACTCTGCCTTTGGTTCTCCGGATAAAGACAACCTTAAACAAAAACTCAGCAACATCATCAGTGCCAGCCATCAATTTTTAAAAAATGCCAACTGGCTGCTCATCACCTATGGCACTGCCTGGGTGTATACCCGAATTGATACCGGTGAAATCGTTGCCAACTGTCACAAAGTGCCCTCTTCTAATTTCAAAAAAGAACTATTTACCCAGAAGAAGTTTCTGGAATCGTTCGAGACCTTTTACAACGAACTGCTGACCTTTAACGCCCACATTAACCTGATTCTTACCGTGAGCCCGGTGCGGCACCTGAAAGACACACTGGAAATGAACAGCGTGAGTAAATCGGTGTTACGCCTGACTTGCCATACGTTAAGTGAGCGGTATGAACGGGTGCACTATTTTCCGGCATTTGAAATTATGATGGACGATTTGCGCGATTACCGCTTTTACAAATCCGATATGATTCATCCCTCCTTCGAAGCCGAAGAATACATCTGGCAAAAGTTTTTACATGCCTTTGCAGATGAGCCCACAAAAAAATTTATCGCAGAATGGACCGGCATACTGCAGGCGCTTGGGCATAAGCCCTTTCATCCGGCCAGTGCAGCCCACCAGCAATTTGTAAAAGACACTTTAAAAAAATTAGAGCCCCTGGCAAACCTGGTGAATGTTGAAAAAGAATTGAATCAGCTTAAAGCCCAGTTACTGTGA
- a CDS encoding 50S ribosomal protein L9 — MHVILKQDVQGLGYKNDIVKVKAGYGRNYLIPNGLALIANNSNKRMAEENVRQAAHKAAKIKQDAEALASKIGELVLEIGTKAGESGKIFGAVTALQVADALKAKGFDIDRKKVVFKEQPKQLGTYSVSLDLHKEVKHEIKVKVVSE; from the coding sequence ATGCACGTAATATTAAAACAAGACGTTCAGGGACTGGGTTATAAAAACGACATCGTGAAGGTAAAGGCCGGCTACGGTCGCAACTACCTTATCCCGAACGGGCTGGCGCTGATTGCCAACAACTCCAACAAGCGCATGGCCGAAGAAAATGTACGACAGGCCGCTCACAAAGCTGCTAAAATCAAACAGGATGCTGAAGCGCTGGCTTCCAAAATCGGTGAACTGGTACTGGAAATCGGTACCAAAGCCGGAGAAAGCGGCAAAATTTTTGGTGCTGTTACAGCTTTGCAGGTTGCCGATGCGTTGAAAGCAAAAGGCTTTGACATCGACCGCAAGAAAGTGGTATTTAAAGAACAGCCCAAACAACTCGGCACCTATTCGGTTTCGCTTGATTTGCACAAGGAAGTGAAACACGAAATCAAGGTGAAAGTCGTTTCGGAATAA
- a CDS encoding 30S ribosomal protein S18 produces the protein MTLMNEPIKRVEPKAKYCRFKKNGIKYIDYKDPDFLIKFINEQGKILPRRLTGTSWKFQKKVTQAVKRARHMAILPYTGDSLK, from the coding sequence ATGACACTGATGAACGAACCCATTAAGCGCGTAGAACCTAAAGCCAAGTACTGCCGCTTTAAGAAAAACGGAATCAAGTACATTGATTATAAGGATCCCGATTTCCTGATTAAATTCATCAACGAGCAGGGAAAGATTCTTCCCCGCAGGCTTACCGGAACAAGCTGGAAGTTTCAGAAGAAAGTTACCCAGGCTGTAAAGCGGGCACGTCATATGGCGATTCTTCCTTATACCGGTGACTCCTTGAAATAA
- a CDS encoding 30S ribosomal protein S6: MKNYETVFILNPVLSEDQMKDTVDKFVKVLKKAKADVINVEQWGLRKMAYPIQRKSTGFYNLIEFSATPDVVNTLETEYRRDESVMRFLTITLDKHALFYNERRRKGEFKKKENKDVKKPRKTEEELA; the protein is encoded by the coding sequence ATGAAAAACTACGAGACAGTATTCATTTTGAATCCCGTTTTGTCTGAAGACCAGATGAAGGATACTGTCGATAAATTCGTGAAGGTGTTGAAGAAAGCCAAGGCTGATGTTATAAACGTTGAGCAATGGGGCCTGCGCAAAATGGCCTACCCCATCCAGCGCAAATCCACCGGTTTCTACAACCTCATCGAGTTTTCGGCAACTCCTGACGTGGTGAACACACTCGAAACGGAGTACAGACGCGATGAGTCAGTGATGCGTTTCCTGACCATTACCCTTGACAAGCACGCCCTGTTCTACAACGAGCGCAGGCGCAAAGGCGAATTCAAGAAGAAAGAAAACAAAGACGTTAAAAAACCCAGAAAAACTGAGGAGGAGTTGGCCTGA
- a CDS encoding chromosome segregation protein SMC, producing MSEEKTTPAPEVPKKSNKATIVIALLSIIIIIQVIKIYLDHQERTEIQAQLSTTEEELATTMQRMEELKVELAQKIEEVKKLGGDVADLQQAKAEIEEQLKRRTQASGKLIKELKDKVEGYELLLKNKDEEIERLKNVNKALLNENVTLKTEKNQLGDSLNRLSQTKQELAGKVALASQLKAENIRIVALNDRGKERESPFRSRQVGKLKIEFNLAENNVAPIEGKKIMIRIIDENNQVLFDVSRGSGTFIYNGKEEFYTAAQEILFDNTRQRLTYLYDKGSDYAPGTYTLEVYCEDYLMGSGKFVVK from the coding sequence ATGAGCGAAGAGAAAACCACCCCCGCACCTGAAGTTCCTAAAAAGTCGAACAAGGCAACCATTGTTATTGCCCTGCTTTCGATTATTATCATTATTCAGGTTATTAAAATTTACCTCGACCACCAGGAGCGAACCGAAATCCAGGCCCAGCTCAGCACCACCGAAGAGGAACTGGCCACCACCATGCAACGCATGGAAGAACTGAAGGTAGAACTTGCCCAGAAGATTGAAGAAGTAAAAAAACTCGGTGGCGATGTGGCCGACCTGCAACAGGCCAAAGCCGAAATTGAAGAACAACTGAAACGCAGAACACAGGCTTCCGGCAAACTGATTAAAGAACTGAAAGACAAGGTGGAGGGCTATGAACTCCTGCTTAAGAATAAAGACGAGGAAATTGAACGGCTTAAAAACGTAAACAAAGCCCTGTTGAACGAGAATGTTACGCTTAAAACCGAAAAGAATCAGTTAGGCGACTCGCTCAACCGGTTAAGCCAAACCAAGCAGGAACTGGCCGGCAAAGTGGCGCTTGCTTCGCAACTGAAAGCAGAGAATATCCGCATCGTAGCGCTGAACGACCGGGGCAAAGAGCGCGAATCGCCCTTCCGAAGCCGACAGGTAGGAAAACTGAAAATCGAATTCAACCTGGCTGAAAACAACGTAGCCCCTATAGAAGGCAAGAAAATCATGATCCGGATAATTGATGAGAATAACCAGGTGCTGTTCGATGTATCGCGCGGTTCCGGCACATTCATCTACAACGGTAAGGAAGAGTTTTACACAGCCGCCCAGGAAATCCTGTTCGACAACACCCGCCAGCGGCTCACCTATCTGTACGATAAAGGGTCTGACTATGCCCCGGGAACCTATACACTGGAGGTGTATTGCGAAGATTACCTGATGGGCAGCGGCAAGTTTGTAGTAAAATAG
- a CDS encoding class I SAM-dependent methyltransferase, whose amino-acid sequence MSPFFKIKTYLNYWLDAVDEHSLHAPFLFDFYTNTIRRETGELIAIENLRKKLLKDERTIEVTDFGKGSKHTNASTRKISEIAETSLTPAKHASLYHRIIMARKPKTIVELGTSFGINTLYLAQYPESTVYTFEGADRIADVAELSFEFAGAKNIELIRGNIDQTLYSTLSRIPKVDLAFMDANHRLEPTLRYFELLLSKSHHKSMVLVDDIHDTPEMEQAWKQIRKNPLVYVSIDLFRCGILFLDPSLNKQHVVLRF is encoded by the coding sequence GTGTCACCTTTTTTCAAAATAAAAACTTATCTCAACTACTGGCTTGATGCCGTAGATGAACATTCGTTGCATGCGCCCTTCCTGTTCGACTTTTACACCAATACCATCAGGCGCGAAACCGGTGAGTTAATTGCCATTGAAAACCTTCGTAAAAAATTATTGAAAGATGAGCGTACCATTGAGGTGACTGATTTCGGAAAAGGTTCCAAGCACACCAACGCCAGCACACGCAAAATAAGCGAGATTGCCGAAACAAGCCTTACTCCGGCCAAGCACGCTTCGTTGTACCACCGCATTATCATGGCGCGTAAACCAAAAACCATTGTTGAACTGGGCACCTCCTTTGGCATCAACACGCTTTACCTTGCCCAATACCCCGAATCAACCGTATACACATTTGAAGGTGCTGACCGGATTGCCGATGTGGCTGAACTCAGTTTTGAATTTGCAGGGGCAAAGAACATTGAATTGATCCGGGGTAATATTGACCAAACCCTGTACAGTACCCTTTCGCGCATTCCGAAAGTTGACCTGGCCTTTATGGATGCCAACCATCGGCTGGAACCTACGCTGCGGTATTTTGAACTGCTGCTGTCAAAATCACACCACAAAAGCATGGTACTTGTTGACGATATTCACGATACACCTGAAATGGAGCAGGCGTGGAAACAAATACGGAAGAATCCCCTGGTGTATGTAAGTATCGACTTGTTTCGCTGTGGCATTTTGTTCCTCGATCCATCACTGAACAAACAACACGTTGTACTGCGGTTTTAG
- the apaG gene encoding Co2+/Mg2+ efflux protein ApaG codes for MVTEITQGIRVSVETEYQPAYSSPSQYHYVFTYRITIENQSEFTIQLLRRHWHIYDAGFSTREVEGEGVVGQQPVLEPGQSHQYVSGCNLKSGIGKMVGTYLMERVVDGTRLSIRIPEFTMVAPLRLN; via the coding sequence ATGGTAACTGAAATAACACAGGGCATCCGCGTAAGCGTTGAAACCGAATACCAGCCGGCCTATTCCAGTCCGAGTCAGTACCACTATGTTTTTACTTACCGCATTACTATCGAAAACCAAAGCGAGTTTACCATCCAGTTGCTGCGCAGGCACTGGCATATTTACGATGCCGGCTTCAGCACCCGTGAAGTGGAAGGCGAAGGTGTAGTAGGGCAACAGCCTGTGTTGGAACCAGGCCAATCACACCAGTATGTTTCAGGTTGCAACCTGAAATCGGGCATTGGCAAAATGGTGGGTACTTACCTGATGGAACGCGTGGTAGATGGAACCCGGTTATCCATTCGCATCCCCGAGTTTACCATGGTGGCTCCCCTCCGCCTGAACTGA
- the ung gene encoding uracil-DNA glycosylase, whose protein sequence is MDVRIAPGWKSRLSDEFVQPYFQQLAAFVKSEYQLATVYPPGRQIFNAFDACSFEDVKVVILGQDPYHGPGQANGLCFSVTDQVRMPPSLVNIFKEIQTDLGKPFPASGNLERWARQGVLLLNATLTVRASSPGSHQHKGWEIFTDAVIKLISAEKENVVFLLWGAYAQKKGEVIDRSKHLVLMAPHPSPFSADRGFFGCRHFSKTNAYLKSKGLREIDW, encoded by the coding sequence ATGGATGTCAGGATTGCGCCCGGTTGGAAATCAAGGTTATCGGATGAGTTTGTTCAACCGTATTTTCAGCAACTGGCTGCTTTTGTAAAATCCGAATATCAATTGGCAACGGTCTATCCGCCAGGTCGGCAGATTTTTAATGCTTTTGATGCCTGCAGTTTTGAGGATGTGAAGGTGGTTATTCTGGGGCAGGATCCGTACCATGGACCAGGGCAGGCAAACGGACTTTGTTTTTCGGTCACCGATCAGGTACGCATGCCGCCCTCGCTGGTAAATATTTTTAAAGAGATACAAACAGATTTAGGAAAGCCTTTTCCGGCCAGCGGAAACCTGGAGCGCTGGGCCCGACAAGGTGTGCTGCTGTTAAACGCAACCCTTACCGTACGGGCATCATCGCCCGGTTCACATCAGCATAAAGGCTGGGAAATTTTTACCGATGCGGTGATTAAACTTATATCTGCTGAAAAAGAGAATGTGGTTTTTTTATTGTGGGGTGCGTATGCACAAAAAAAAGGAGAGGTGATTGACCGCTCCAAACACCTGGTGCTGATGGCACCACATCCATCGCCCTTTTCGGCCGACCGGGGTTTTTTCGGGTGCCGGCATTTCAGCAAGACAAATGCTTATCTGAAAAGCAAAGGATTAAGGGAGATAGATTGGTAG
- the lepB gene encoding signal peptidase I yields MLRCFGKPSLWSQILIIFTGFFYLLWLGFDNKVKYQGKLNDLPQIKKSPLAEWSEAIAFAVVAATLIRFLIMEAYTIPTPSMENSLLVGDFLFVSKFHYGSRTPKTPLQIPLTHQKIWFTNIPSYLDWIQLPQTRLPGITTIKSGDVVVFNIPPKQLNEGKDYPVDIKTNYIKRCVAAAGETLTVKDAQVFVNNKPLASHPLTQWAYHVKATAIINERNLDKLNLGPEDYNVIGRPDENTVEYIMWITPEKAEEIKALPYIKSVEREKQDQIFGLFPFSEYYGFGAGFKNNLNWTLDNFGPLWIPAKGTTIAINDSTLALYGFIIANYDHNSDAEIKDKKLYINGKEVTEYTFKQNYYFMMGDNRHNSLDSRYWGFVPEDHVVGKAFFIWLSIDSNAGLLHKIRWNRFFKMIE; encoded by the coding sequence ATGCTCCGCTGCTTTGGCAAGCCCTCGCTGTGGAGCCAGATACTCATCATCTTTACCGGATTCTTTTACCTGCTTTGGTTGGGATTCGATAACAAAGTAAAATACCAGGGCAAACTCAACGACCTGCCGCAAATCAAAAAGTCACCATTGGCTGAATGGTCAGAGGCCATTGCTTTTGCTGTAGTGGCCGCTACACTAATCCGCTTCCTGATCATGGAGGCCTATACCATCCCAACACCCTCGATGGAAAACTCGCTTTTGGTTGGCGATTTTCTTTTCGTAAGTAAATTTCATTACGGCAGCCGTACCCCGAAAACCCCGCTGCAAATTCCGCTTACACACCAGAAGATTTGGTTTACCAACATCCCTTCGTACCTGGACTGGATACAACTGCCCCAAACCCGCCTGCCCGGAATTACCACCATTAAAAGTGGCGATGTGGTGGTGTTTAATATCCCGCCAAAACAACTTAATGAAGGGAAAGATTATCCGGTTGACATTAAAACAAATTACATCAAACGCTGCGTGGCAGCTGCTGGCGAGACGCTGACCGTTAAAGATGCGCAGGTTTTTGTAAACAATAAACCGTTGGCCAGCCACCCGTTAACGCAATGGGCTTATCACGTTAAGGCCACCGCCATCATTAACGAACGGAACCTGGATAAACTAAACCTGGGCCCCGAAGATTACAACGTCATCGGGCGGCCGGATGAAAATACAGTAGAGTATATCATGTGGATTACGCCCGAAAAAGCCGAAGAAATAAAGGCGCTGCCTTACATTAAAAGCGTTGAGCGCGAAAAACAGGATCAGATTTTTGGTTTGTTTCCGTTCTCTGAATATTATGGCTTCGGTGCGGGTTTTAAAAACAACCTGAACTGGACGCTCGATAACTTCGGGCCGTTATGGATACCCGCCAAGGGCACTACCATTGCCATCAACGATTCTACCCTGGCCTTGTACGGATTTATCATTGCCAATTACGATCACAACAGCGATGCTGAAATCAAAGACAAGAAACTCTACATCAATGGAAAAGAGGTAACCGAGTACACCTTTAAGCAGAACTATTACTTTATGATGGGTGACAACCGCCACAACTCGCTCGACTCACGGTACTGGGGTTTTGTTCCGGAAGATCACGTAGTGGGTAAAGCCTTTTTCATCTGGCTTTCTATAGACTCCAATGCCGGCCTACTGCATAAAATACGGTGGAACAGGTTTTTTAAGATGATTGAGTAG